A window of Candidatus Deferrimicrobium sp. contains these coding sequences:
- a CDS encoding D-sedoheptulose 7-phosphate isomerase translates to MKESVARSLKEGSELRLKMAESMSAEIATAATAIAEAFKAGRKLLLFGNGGSAADAQHIAAEFMNRFLIERPPLPAIALTTDTSVLTSIANDYTFDEIFSKQVKALGKKGDVALGITTSGSSGNVLKALRAAKKLGMTTISLTGEGGKAASLSDIALQIPSRSTPRIQEAHIAVGHILCDLTDMILFKDVGKR, encoded by the coding sequence TTGAAGGAATCGGTGGCGCGTTCGTTGAAGGAAGGGTCCGAACTGCGTCTGAAGATGGCGGAATCGATGTCGGCGGAGATCGCGACCGCCGCAACGGCGATCGCGGAGGCGTTCAAGGCGGGTCGGAAACTCCTGCTTTTCGGCAACGGCGGCAGTGCCGCGGACGCGCAACATATCGCCGCGGAGTTCATGAACCGGTTCCTGATCGAGCGGCCGCCCCTGCCCGCGATCGCCCTCACCACGGATACCTCGGTTCTCACCAGTATCGCCAACGACTACACGTTCGACGAGATTTTCAGCAAGCAGGTGAAGGCACTCGGGAAGAAGGGGGACGTGGCCCTCGGGATCACGACCAGCGGGTCTTCCGGGAACGTCCTCAAAGCGCTGCGCGCGGCGAAGAAGCTGGGGATGACGACGATCTCCCTGACCGGCGAAGGGGGAAAGGCGGCGTCCCTCTCCGACATCGCCCTGCAGATCCCCTCCCGGAGCACGCCCCGGATCCAGGAGGCCCACATCGCGGTCGGGCACATCCTGTGCGACCTGACCGACATGATCCTGTTCAAGGACGTCGGCAAGCGGTGA
- the rodA gene encoding rod shape-determining protein RodA, with translation MTLPSKWARMDWPLLLNALALCAIGLLNVYSGTRVHGVPGTALVTKQLAWILLGVAAFFAVYLLSDGFIEEAANGFFIAVLLLLVVVLLVGRVRGGAQRWIALGAFNLQPSEFAKIAVTFALAKYFSRTYRYGGVGLREVLPAIGLVLAPFLLVALQPDLGSAGVFLFILAGMAVVACVRWKVLALFGTAGAAAVPVLWFFMKEYQRQRVLTFLNPELDPLGAGYHVIQSKIAVGSGGLIGKGYLQGTQGSLRFLPEQHTDFAFAVFSEEWGFLGSFLLLILFLLLIYRLFFLTIRSQDRFASFACGGIAVFFLTHIVINMAMVCGLFPVVGIPLPFVSYGGSSMLTGMMALGAAANLSRSRFTFQGGGGKGRVIGS, from the coding sequence GTGACCCTTCCGTCGAAATGGGCGCGGATGGACTGGCCGTTGCTGCTCAACGCTCTGGCCCTCTGCGCGATCGGTCTGCTGAACGTCTATTCCGGCACGCGGGTCCACGGTGTTCCCGGGACCGCGCTGGTGACCAAGCAGCTTGCCTGGATCCTTCTCGGGGTCGCCGCCTTTTTCGCCGTCTACCTCCTGAGCGACGGCTTCATCGAAGAGGCCGCGAACGGATTCTTCATCGCCGTCCTCCTCCTCCTCGTGGTGGTGCTGCTGGTGGGGAGGGTCCGCGGGGGCGCCCAGCGATGGATCGCGCTCGGCGCGTTCAACTTGCAGCCGTCGGAGTTCGCGAAGATCGCCGTTACGTTCGCGCTGGCCAAGTATTTCTCAAGAACGTACCGGTACGGCGGGGTCGGGCTGCGGGAGGTCCTTCCGGCGATCGGCCTCGTCCTCGCACCGTTCCTTCTTGTGGCGCTCCAGCCCGACCTTGGAAGCGCGGGGGTGTTCCTCTTCATCCTCGCGGGGATGGCGGTGGTGGCTTGCGTGCGATGGAAGGTACTCGCGTTGTTCGGGACTGCCGGCGCGGCCGCGGTTCCCGTCCTCTGGTTCTTCATGAAGGAGTACCAGCGGCAGCGGGTGCTCACCTTTCTGAATCCCGAGCTCGATCCGCTGGGGGCGGGGTACCACGTGATCCAGTCGAAGATCGCGGTGGGGTCCGGCGGACTCATCGGAAAGGGATATCTCCAGGGGACCCAGGGGTCGCTCCGGTTCCTTCCGGAGCAGCACACCGATTTCGCCTTCGCCGTCTTCTCCGAGGAATGGGGGTTTCTCGGGTCCTTCCTGCTCCTCATCCTGTTCCTGCTGCTGATCTATCGCCTCTTCTTCCTCACCATCCGGTCGCAGGACCGGTTCGCGTCGTTCGCCTGCGGGGGGATCGCGGTTTTCTTCCTGACGCACATCGTCATCAACATGGCGATGGTATGCGGCCTCTTCCCCGTCGTGGGGATCCCCCTCCCGTTCGTGAGCTACGGCGGGTCGTCGATGCTGACCGGGATGATGGCGCTGGGCGCGGCGGCGAACCTGTCCCGGTCCCGGTTCACGTTCCAGGGAGGCGGGGGGAAAGGACGCGTGATCGGTTCCTGA
- a CDS encoding CoA-binding protein — MEKRIEAILSGSKTVAVVGISDKPDRPSHSVAKYLQERGYRVIPVNPLVTEVLGEKAYKSLSEIPERVDLVDVFRKSADVPPIAEEAVRIGARFFWMQEGVVSDRAREILDAAKIPCVMDRCVMKELEKRGK; from the coding sequence ATGGAAAAGCGGATCGAGGCGATCCTCTCCGGGTCGAAGACGGTCGCCGTCGTCGGGATCTCCGACAAACCGGACCGCCCCAGCCATTCGGTGGCGAAGTACCTGCAGGAGCGGGGATACCGCGTGATCCCGGTCAACCCCCTCGTGACCGAGGTTCTCGGGGAGAAGGCGTACAAGTCGCTCTCGGAGATCCCCGAGCGGGTCGACCTCGTCGACGTGTTCCGGAAGTCGGCGGATGTGCCTCCGATCGCGGAGGAGGCCGTTCGGATCGGGGCCCGCTTCTTTTGGATGCAGGAAGGAGTCGTAAGCGACCGGGCCCGCGAGATCCTGGACGCCGCGAAAATCCCGTGCGTGATGGATCGTTGCGTGATGAAGGAACTGGAAAAACGGGGAAAATAA
- the trxA gene encoding thioredoxin → MAGNIIELNSANFQSTVESGTPVLVDFWAPWCGPCRVIAPILEEVAKEFDGKTRVGKVNVDDSPEIASRFGVRGIPTLILFKDGQIKGQMVGVNPKSNIVSLVQKNL, encoded by the coding sequence ATGGCCGGGAACATCATTGAACTGAACAGCGCGAACTTCCAGTCGACGGTGGAAAGCGGAACCCCCGTCCTCGTCGACTTCTGGGCACCGTGGTGCGGACCTTGTCGCGTCATCGCCCCGATCCTTGAGGAGGTCGCGAAGGAATTCGACGGGAAGACACGCGTTGGGAAGGTGAACGTCGACGACAGCCCGGAGATCGCCTCGCGGTTCGGCGTGCGGGGGATCCCGACGCTGATCCTCTTCAAGGACGGCCAGATCAAGGGACAGATGGTCGGCGTCAACCCGAAATCCAACATCGTTTCGCTGGTGCAGAAGAACCTTTGA